Proteins co-encoded in one Lysobacter solisilvae genomic window:
- a CDS encoding TIGR03013 family XrtA/PEP-CTERM system glycosyltransferase, translating to MSIALASRKSRALLLLWIAEMTLLILAVAAAAWLRFLRNPEGLGDFLQALGPRAVVFATFITVAMVAFGLYQVHVRHSRIDFLLRVSLSFAFGGIGLLVLYYLVPPTYIGRGVMAISMVLGFVAVTALRLVVGRLIKTDVFRRRVLVLGAGMHADMINSRMRRRADRQSFVVVGFLPLPDQPVHVPDSMLLNTDFSLSEIAEWLQVYEIVVAPDERRGALPMEQMLQCAQRGITVTDLTTFFEREAGMVKLNVADPSWLAFSGGFDHSVPRRLSKRFFDLAAAGALLMVAWPAMLVVATCIALESRGPILYRQTRVGENGRTFELIKFRSMRVDAEADGVARWASQGDDRTTRVGRIIRLSRLDELPQLFNVIRGDMSFVGPRPERPQFVDMLNREVRYYSVRHCVKPGLTGWAQLRYPYGASVRDAEEKLTFDLFYVKNHGLVFDLMILLQTVEVVLFHRGSR from the coding sequence ATGAGCATCGCATTGGCCAGTCGCAAGAGTCGGGCGTTGTTGCTGCTCTGGATCGCGGAGATGACCCTGCTGATCCTGGCAGTTGCCGCCGCGGCCTGGCTCCGCTTCCTCCGCAATCCCGAAGGCCTGGGCGACTTCCTCCAGGCGCTGGGCCCCCGCGCGGTCGTCTTCGCGACCTTCATCACCGTGGCGATGGTCGCCTTCGGCCTGTACCAGGTGCACGTGCGTCACAGCCGGATTGATTTCCTGCTGCGGGTGTCGCTTTCGTTCGCCTTCGGAGGGATTGGACTGCTGGTGCTGTACTACCTTGTCCCGCCCACCTATATCGGCCGCGGCGTCATGGCGATCTCGATGGTATTGGGCTTCGTGGCGGTCACCGCATTGCGCCTGGTCGTGGGGCGCCTGATCAAGACGGACGTGTTCCGGCGGCGCGTGCTGGTGCTGGGAGCGGGGATGCACGCCGACATGATCAACAGCCGCATGCGCCGGCGCGCCGACCGGCAGTCGTTCGTCGTCGTGGGCTTCCTGCCGCTGCCGGATCAGCCCGTGCACGTGCCCGACAGCATGCTGCTCAACACGGATTTCTCGTTGTCGGAGATCGCCGAGTGGCTGCAGGTGTACGAGATCGTCGTCGCACCGGATGAACGGCGCGGTGCGTTGCCGATGGAGCAGATGCTCCAGTGCGCGCAGCGGGGCATCACGGTCACCGACCTGACGACCTTCTTCGAGCGCGAGGCGGGCATGGTCAAGTTGAACGTGGCCGATCCCTCGTGGCTGGCCTTCTCGGGAGGGTTCGACCATTCGGTGCCGCGTCGGCTCAGCAAGCGCTTCTTCGACCTGGCCGCCGCCGGCGCGCTGTTGATGGTCGCCTGGCCGGCGATGCTGGTCGTGGCCACATGCATCGCGCTGGAGTCACGAGGCCCCATCCTGTACCGGCAAACGCGCGTGGGCGAGAATGGTCGGACGTTCGAGCTGATCAAGTTCCGCAGCATGCGCGTGGATGCCGAGGCCGACGGCGTGGCGCGCTGGGCGAGCCAGGGTGACGACCGCACCACGCGCGTGGGACGGATCATCCGACTGTCGCGCCTGGATGAACTGCCGCAACTGTTCAACGTCATCCGCGGCGACATGAGCTTCGTGGGCCCCCGGCCGGAGCGTCCGCAGTTCGTCGACATGCTCAATCGCGAGGTGCGCTACTACAGCGTGCGGCATTGCGTGAAGCCGGGCCTGACTGGCTGGGCGCAACTGCGCTATCCGTACGGCGCCTCGGTGCGGGATGCGGAAGAGAAGCTCACCTTCGACCTGTTCTACGTCAAGAACCACGGCCTGGTGTTCGACCTGATGATCCTGCTGCAGACAGTGGAGGTCGTGCTGTTCCATCGCGGGTCGCGTTGA
- a CDS encoding 4'-phosphopantetheinyl transferase family protein — protein MFDLRDWWTWVSDAHALLDADESRRVLGRRAPAHRDDLALAYALHRLLLGQALGCDAGQVPLGRDHAGCPRVRGGAWFTSLSHADGCVAVAISGAGPVGVDLEPSTRAAVMLEIETRTCHPAETAAMATLDRLARSEALLTTWVRKEAFLKATGLGLQREMTSFTADDGARLDLPDGNICQVSMLDVGPYWVAAVAAPCDIAIDALWLRPAVGDAAGPF, from the coding sequence ATGTTCGACCTTCGCGACTGGTGGACATGGGTTTCCGACGCGCATGCCCTTCTCGATGCGGACGAATCCAGGCGAGTGCTCGGCAGGCGGGCGCCCGCCCATCGGGACGACCTTGCGCTGGCCTACGCACTGCACCGGTTGCTGCTGGGCCAGGCCCTGGGTTGCGATGCGGGACAGGTGCCCCTCGGACGCGATCACGCAGGCTGCCCGCGGGTGCGTGGCGGCGCGTGGTTCACCAGCCTCAGCCATGCCGATGGCTGCGTCGCGGTGGCCATCTCCGGGGCGGGTCCCGTCGGCGTGGATCTGGAACCTTCCACACGCGCGGCGGTGATGCTCGAGATAGAAACGCGCACCTGCCATCCCGCGGAGACCGCGGCCATGGCCACGCTGGATCGACTGGCCAGGAGCGAAGCCCTGTTGACGACCTGGGTGCGCAAAGAGGCATTCCTCAAGGCGACCGGCCTGGGCCTGCAGCGGGAAATGACCAGCTTCACCGCGGATGACGGCGCTCGCCTGGACCTGCCAGACGGCAACATCTGCCAGGTATCGATGCTGGATGTCGGGCCCTACTGGGTGGCGGCAGTGGCTGCGCCGTGCGACATCGCGATCGACGCGCTCTGGTTGCGGCCGGCGGTTGGCGACGCGGCTGGACCATTCTGA
- a CDS encoding 4'-phosphopantetheinyl transferase family protein produces MDAASQATQPLCQNAPRLDQGKDAMRDQEMTAPEQDIDIWLAVEDEIDEAARAGFGALMTAAEREQQQRFRFDHDRSRYLITRGMVRTVLSQYADIAPADWTFECNDYGRPHIAPRHGEACALSFNISHSRGLIALAVARHRALGVDVEQLTQRPVSMDIAQRYFAPVEVADLARVPQAGQQDRFFEYWTLKESYIKARGMGLSIPLDQFAFHYPHEHAVQLTVDPALGDDADRWRFWQCRPTPDHLLALCAEQGEGPAPTVRFHRLMAPTARARLELTFLRTSGGSHHGLEASNPEA; encoded by the coding sequence ATGGATGCGGCAAGCCAAGCTACGCAGCCGCTCTGCCAGAATGCGCCCCGGCTGGACCAGGGAAAGGACGCCATGAGGGATCAGGAAATGACTGCCCCCGAGCAGGACATCGACATATGGCTCGCCGTCGAGGACGAGATCGACGAGGCAGCGCGGGCCGGATTCGGCGCATTGATGACCGCGGCCGAGCGGGAGCAACAGCAGCGTTTCCGTTTCGACCATGACCGCAGCCGCTACCTGATCACCCGCGGCATGGTCCGCACCGTGCTCTCGCAGTACGCCGACATCGCGCCCGCCGACTGGACGTTCGAGTGCAACGACTACGGGCGTCCGCACATCGCGCCACGGCATGGCGAGGCCTGTGCGCTGTCGTTCAACATCTCGCACAGCCGCGGCCTGATCGCGCTGGCCGTGGCCCGGCACCGCGCCCTGGGCGTGGACGTCGAGCAGCTGACGCAGCGCCCGGTCTCGATGGATATCGCGCAGCGCTATTTCGCGCCGGTGGAGGTGGCCGACCTGGCGCGCGTACCGCAGGCCGGGCAGCAGGATCGGTTCTTCGAGTACTGGACCTTGAAGGAGTCCTACATCAAGGCGCGGGGCATGGGACTGTCGATTCCGCTGGACCAGTTCGCCTTCCACTATCCCCACGAGCATGCCGTCCAGCTCACGGTCGATCCGGCCCTGGGTGACGACGCGGACCGATGGCGGTTCTGGCAATGCCGGCCGACGCCGGACCATCTGCTCGCCTTGTGCGCGGAGCAGGGGGAGGGTCCGGCGCCGACGGTGCGCTTTCACCGACTGATGGCGCCAACGGCAAGGGCGAGGCTGGAACTGACCTTCCTCAGGACTTCCGGTGGATCGCATCACGGCCTTGAAGCATCCAATCCGGAGGCCTGA
- a CDS encoding Y-family DNA polymerase, giving the protein MRWACLLLPQLAVDGVLRRQVRAGTQEAKRQSDTPDTSDASQPDPAQTIALALLTGPAQRRVLHAVTPAARALGLRPGLSLAAAQALATGFVTAQYDPDDARRWRELLAAWAYGFSSQVSLDLPHAIVLEVGHSLQLFGPWPRFQARLREELRALGFRHRIVAAPNPHAARVLANVHDGLAIGENALDNALGQLPIERAGLPREVALAFSRMGLHKLRQVFALPRDTVARRFPPTVLQHLDRLRGEDAPLTWFQPPDAFEGRMEFDHEIESSQALLFPLRRLTADLAAFLAGRDGGVQRFTLVLEHEFLAPSEVSVGLLAPERQASMLFELARGRLEQAQVPAPVRGLRLLAPELPAFVPAERDLFDARPQQAIPWTQLRERLRARLGDDAVHSLPWHHDHRPERTLSTDGAMTARKFPSPDPAAPPRPGWLLPHPMPLREPVRRVIAGPERIESGWWDDADVRRDYYLVETAQGQRAWAFRIAGEASGPFMLHGWFA; this is encoded by the coding sequence ATGCGCTGGGCCTGTCTGCTGCTGCCGCAACTGGCCGTCGACGGCGTCCTGCGCCGGCAGGTCCGCGCCGGTACGCAGGAAGCCAAACGCCAGTCCGATACGCCCGATACGTCCGATGCGTCCCAGCCCGACCCCGCCCAGACCATCGCGCTGGCCCTGCTCACCGGGCCCGCCCAACGGCGCGTGCTGCATGCGGTGACGCCGGCCGCGCGGGCGCTGGGCCTGCGTCCGGGCTTGTCGCTGGCCGCCGCCCAGGCCCTCGCCACCGGTTTTGTCACCGCGCAATACGATCCGGATGACGCCCGGCGCTGGCGCGAACTGCTGGCCGCCTGGGCCTACGGGTTCAGTTCCCAGGTCAGCCTCGACCTGCCGCACGCGATCGTGCTCGAGGTGGGCCACAGCCTGCAGCTGTTCGGGCCATGGCCGCGTTTCCAGGCGCGACTGCGCGAGGAACTGCGTGCGCTCGGCTTCCGCCATCGCATCGTCGCCGCCCCCAATCCCCACGCCGCGCGGGTGCTGGCCAACGTGCACGACGGCCTGGCCATCGGCGAGAACGCGCTGGACAACGCGCTGGGCCAGTTGCCCATCGAACGCGCCGGACTGCCGCGCGAGGTGGCCCTGGCGTTCTCGCGCATGGGCCTGCACAAGCTGCGACAGGTGTTCGCCCTGCCCCGCGACACGGTGGCGCGGCGCTTTCCGCCCACGGTTCTGCAGCACCTGGACCGGCTGCGTGGCGAGGATGCGCCGCTGACCTGGTTCCAGCCGCCCGATGCCTTCGAAGGGCGCATGGAGTTCGACCACGAGATCGAATCCAGCCAGGCACTGCTGTTCCCGCTGCGCCGGCTCACCGCCGACCTGGCCGCTTTCCTGGCCGGACGCGATGGCGGCGTGCAGCGTTTCACCCTGGTGCTGGAACACGAATTCCTCGCACCCAGCGAGGTCAGCGTGGGCCTGCTCGCGCCCGAGCGCCAGGCGTCGATGCTGTTCGAACTGGCGCGTGGCCGGCTGGAGCAGGCCCAGGTGCCCGCGCCGGTGCGCGGGCTGAGGCTGCTCGCGCCCGAACTGCCGGCCTTCGTGCCGGCCGAGCGGGACCTGTTCGACGCCCGTCCGCAGCAGGCGATCCCCTGGACGCAACTGCGCGAGCGACTGCGGGCCCGCCTGGGCGACGACGCGGTGCACAGCCTGCCCTGGCATCACGACCATCGCCCCGAACGCACGCTGTCCACCGACGGGGCCATGACCGCGCGAAAATTCCCGTCTCCCGACCCCGCCGCGCCACCGCGCCCGGGCTGGCTGCTGCCGCATCCGATGCCCTTGCGCGAGCCGGTGCGTCGCGTCATCGCCGGGCCGGAACGGATCGAGTCGGGCTGGTGGGACGATGCGGACGTGCGCCGCGACTACTACCTGGTGGAGACCGCGCAGGGACAGCGGGCCTGGGCCTTCCGCATCGCCGGCGAGGCCAGCGGCCCCTTCATGCTGCACGGCTGGTTCGCATGA